The genomic interval AAGGAGTTCTTCGGCTCGAGCCAGCTGAGCCAGTTCATGGACCAGACCAACCCGCTCTCCGAGATCACGCATAAGAGACGGCTTTCCGCCCTCGGCCCCGGCGGCCTGACCCGGGAACGGGCGGGCTTCGAGGTGCGCGACGTGCATCCGACGCACTACGGCAGAATATGCCCGATCGAGACGCCGGAAGGCCCGAATATCGGCCTCATCACCTCCCTCGCCTCCTACGCCAAGATCAACGACTTCGGCTTTATCGAGGCGCCCTACCGCAAGGTGGTGGACGGACGGGTCACCAAGGAGATCGTCTACTTCACGGCGATCGAGGGCCAGAACTATGTCATCGCCGAGGCGACCTCGCCGGCCGACAAGAAGGGCAACCTTATCGGCGAAACGGTTTCGGCGAGGGTCGGCGGCGACTTCAAGATCGTCACGCCCGAAGAAGTCCAGTACATGGATGTGTCGCCGAAGCAGATCGTGAGCGTTTCGGCGGCGCTGATCCCCTTCCTCGAGAACGATGACGCGAACAGGGCGCTCATGGGATCCAACATGCAGCGCCAGGCGGTCCCGCTGCTCGTTTCGGAGTCGCCGATCGTCGGCACCGGTATGGAGCACGCCGCGGCAAAGGACTCGGGATGGCTCGTGCTCGCCAAGCGGTCCGGCGTTGTCGAGAGCGTCGATTCGGCGCGCATCGTGGTCAGGGTCAAGGACCAGGGCGGCGTCGATATCTATAATCTCGTGAAGTTCCACCGCTCCAACCAGGGCACCTGCATGACCCAGAAGCCGATCGTCAATGTTGGAGATATCGTGGAGCAGGGCGATATCCTGGGCGATGGCCCTTCGACGGAGCTGGGAGAGCTCGCACTGGGCAAGAACGTGATCGTCGCGTTCATGCCCTGGGGCGGCTATAACTTCGAGGACGCTATCCTCATCAACGAGCGCCTGGTGAAGGACGATGTGTATACCTCCATCCATATCGAGGAGTTCGAGGTCGAAGCGCGGGACACCAAGCTCGGGCCCGAGGAGATCACGCGGGATATCCCGAACGTCGGCGAGGAAGCGCTGAAAGACCTCGACGAGAGCGGCATCATCAGGATCGGCGCCGAGGTGAAGCCCGGCGATATCCTGGTGGGCAAGGTCACCCCCAAGGGCGAGACGATGCTCACTCCCGAAGAGAAGCTGCTCCGCGCCATCTTCGGTGAAAAGGCCGAGGAGGTAAAAGAGAGCTGCCTCTATGTTCCGCCCGGCATCGAGGGCGTGGTGGTCGATGTCCGGGTCCTTTCTCGGAAGGGCATCGAAAAGGATGCCCGGACCAAGAGCATCGAAGAGGACGATATCAACAGGCTCCAGAGAGACCTCGAGGAAGAGGTCAAGATCCTCAAGGAAGAGCGGGCCGCCAAGCTCCGCCGCATTCTTGCCGGCGCGAAGCTTGAGGACGACTTCAAGGACCCCAAGACGAGGGAGCTCATCGGGCAGGCAGGCAAGAAGCTCACCGAGGGGCAGGTCGCCAAGATCAAGGACGACCACCTGTCGAGGGTAAAGCTCGCCGATCCCGAGCTCCGGGCGAAGATGGAGGAGATCAGCGGCGAGATAACCCAGTATATAAAGTACCTCGAGACGCGGTACCAGGAGCGCATCGACCGGGTGAAAAAGGGCGACGAACTGCCTCCCGGCGTCAACAAGGTCGTCAAGGCCTATATCGCGATGAAGCGGAAGATACAGGTCGGCGACAAGATGGCGGGACGCCACGGCAACAAGGGCGTCGTCTCGATGATCATGCCCGAGGAGGATATGCCCTATCTGCCCGACGGCAGGACGGTCGACATCGTGCTGAACCCCCTGGGCGTCCCCTCCCGAATGAACGTGGGCCAGATCCTCGAGATCCATCTCGGGTGGGCGGCAAAGTCCCTCGGTCTCCATGTCTCGACCCCGGTCTTCGAAGGGGCGAAGGAGAGCGAGATCAAGGACCTGCTCAAGAAGTCGGGGCTCCCGACCTCGGGGCAGATAACGCTCTTCGACGGCAAGACCGGCGAGCCGTTCCAGAGGCCGGTGACGGTGGGCTGCATGTACATGCTGAAGCTGCACCACCTCGTCGCCGACAAGATACACGCCCGCTCCATCGGCCCCTACTCGCTCGTCACCCAGCAGCCGCTCGGCGGCAAGGCCCAGTTCGGCGGCCAGAGGCTGGGAGAGATGGAAGTCTGGGCGCTCGAGGCATACGGCGCGGCGCATACGCTGCAGGAATTCCTGACCGTAAAGAGCGATGACATCAGCGGGAGATCGCGCATGTACGAGGCCATCGTCAAAGGCGACCCCGTGCTCGAGCCCGGCGTTCCCGAATCGTTCCACGTATTAATAAAAGAGCTCCAGAGCCTCGGCCTTGATGTAGAGCTCCTGGAGAAAAAGAAAAAGAGGGAGGAATAGGTGATAGAAGATATTTATGCCCTTTTCCAGAAGCCGAAGAATCCGAAGGATTTCGACGCGATACGGATCAAGCTGGCGTCGCCGGAGAAGATACGGGAGTGGTCGTACGGTGAAGTGAAGAAGCCCGAGACCATCAACTACCGTACCTTCAAGCCGGAACGGGACGGACTCTTCTGCGCCAAGATCTTCGGCCCCGTAAAGGACTGGGAGTGCCTCTGCGGCAAATACAAGAGGATGAAGCACCGCGGCGTCATCTGCGACAAGTGCGGCGTCGAGGTCATTCAGTCCAAGGTGAGAAGGGAGCGCATGGGGCATATCGAGCTCGCGACTCCCGTCGCCCATGTATGGCTCCTCCGGGGCGTTCCCAGCAGGATAGGGACGCTCCTCGACATGACCATACGCCAGTTGGAGAAGGTGCTCTACTTCGAGGAGTACGTGGTCATCGATGCCGGCGATACGCCGCTCAAGGAGAAGGAGCTGCTCTCCGAGGACGAGTACAAGAAGAAGCTCGCCGAGTACGGCAGCCGTTTCAAGGCGGGAATGGGCGCCGAGGCCATCAGGGAGCTCCTGAGAAAGGTCGATCTCGATCTGCTCGCCAAGGAGCTGAAGGAGAAGATCGATTCGGTCTCCTCCCTGGGCGTCAAGCGGCGGCTCTCGAAGCGGATCAAGACGGTCGAGGCGTTCCTCAGGTCCGAGAACAGGCCGGAGTGGATGATCCTCGATATCATTCCCGTGCTTCCCCCGGACCTGCGGCCCCTCGTTCCCCTCGACGGAGGTCGGTTCGCGACCTCCGATCTCAACGACCTCTACCGCCGCGTCATCAACCGGAACAACCGGCTGAAGCGGCTGATGGAGCTCAAGGCGCCGAGCGTCATCATCAAGAACGAGAAGAGAATGCTCCAGGAGGCGGTCGATGCGCTCTTCGACAACAGCAAGCGCTCCAAGGTCCTGAAGGCCGGCGGCAAGCGCGCGCTCAAATCCCTGAGCGATATGATCAAGGGCAAGCAGGGCCGCTTCAGGCAGAACCTGCTCGGCAAGCGCGTCGATTACTCCGGCCGTTCGGTCATCGTCGTCGGTCCCGAGCTCAAGATGAACCAGTGCGGCCTGCCGAAGCGCATGGCCCTCGAGCTCTTCAAGCCGTTCGTCTTCAACAAGCTCGAGGAGAAAGGCTACGCGACCACCATAAAACAGGCCAAGAGGCTGGTCGAGAAGGAGCGGCCCGAGGTCTGGGATGCGCTCGAGGACGTGATCACCGAGCATCCGGTGCTCCTGAACCGCGCCCCGACCCTCCACCGCCTCGGCATCCAGGCCTTCGACCCCATGCTCGTCGAGGGCAAGGCGATCAAGCTCCACCCGCTGGTCTGCACCGCCTTCAACGCCGACTTCGACGGCGACCAGATGGCGGTGCATGTGCCGCTCTCGATCGAGGCGCAGATCGAGGCGCGGGTGCTGATGCTCTCGATCAACAACCTCCTCTCGCCGGCGAACGGAAAGCCGATCGTCGTGCCGACGCAGGATATGGTCCTGGGCATCTACTACCTCACGAAACAGAAGAGGGGAGCCCGCGGCGAGGGGAAGGCCTTCGCCGACCCCGATGATGTCCGCATCGCCTATGACGCCGGCGTGGTCGATGAGCATGCGATGATCAAGGTGAGGATGGACGGCGGGTTTGTCGAGACCACGGCGGGCCGGATGCTCTTCAGCGAGATACTGCCTGACGGCATCCCCTTCTCCGCGGTCAACAAGGAGCTGACCAAGAAGGAGATCGGGAAGCTCATCGAATATATCCACAAGGTATCGGGAAAGCGGGCGACCGTTGTCTTCCTGAACAACCTCGAACGGCTCGGGTTCGGCTACGCCACGAGGTCCGGCATCTCGATCTCGATCGACGACATGCATATCCCCACCAAGAAGGCGGAGCTGATCAAGGAGGCGGAGCAGGAGGTGATGGAGGTCCAGCGGCAGTATGCCGACGGCCTGATCACCCAGGGCGAGCGGTATAACAAGGTCATCGACATCTGGGCGAACGTGACCGAAAAGGTCGCCGACGAGATGATGAAAGAGCTCGGCGCCGAGGAGGGCAAGGAGCTTACCGAGGACCAGATCAAGGAGAGCAGGTCTTTCAACAGCATCTTCATGATGGCCGATTCGGGCGCACGAGGCAGCGCCGCCCAGATCCGCCAGCTCGCCGGCATGCGAGGCCTTATGGCCAAGCCGTCGGGCGAGATCATCGAGACCCCGATCACGGCCAACTTCAGAGAGGGCCTTACGCCGCTGCAGTACTTCATCTCGACCCACGGTGCGCGCAAGGGTCTGGCCGACACCGCGCTCAAGACCGCTAACGCCGGTTATCTGACCAGGAGGCTGGTCGATGTCGCGCAGGACGTGATCCTCAACGAGATCGATTGCGGGACCCGCGAGGGGATTACCGTTGTCCCGCTCATCGAGGGCGGCGAGATCATTCAAGCCCTGGAGGAGCGGATATTCGGGAGGACCATTGCCGAGACGCTGAAAGATCCGGTGACCGGCGATATCATCGCCAACCGGAACGTCGAGGTCGACGACGAGCTGGCGAAGAAGGTCGTCGAGGCGGGCATCGACCGCGTGAAGATCCGCTCGGTCCTCACCTGCCATTCACGGGTCGGCGTCTGCGCCAAGTGCTACGGAAGAGACCTCGCCCGGGGCGGACCGATCGAGATCGGCGAGTCCATAGGGATCATCGCCGCGCAGTCCATCGGCGAGCCCGGCACGCAGCTGACGATGAGAACCTTCCATATCGGCGGCGCGGCGACGAAGGTGATCGAGCAGGCGACGCTCGAGGCGAAGAACTCGGGCTTCGTCAAGTTCATCGACGTGAGCGCCGTCAAGAACAAGGAGGGCGTGCTCATCGTCCTCAACCGTAACGCGATGATCGCGGTGGCGGACAAGTCGGGCAGGGAGAAGGAGAAGTACAACCTCGTCTACGGCGCGAGGATATTCGTCGAGGACGGCCAGAAGATCGACGCCAACCAGCGGCTGGTCGAATGGGACCCGTACTCCACCCCGATCCTGACCGAGATCGGCGGCAAGGTCGCGCTGGGCGATATCGTCGAGGGCGCTACCTTCAAGGAGGAGGTCGACGAGACCACCGGCCTCGCCCACAAGGTCGTCATCGACTACCCGGCGAACATGAGGCCGAGAATATCGATCAAGGACGAGCACGGGAGGACCGTCAAGATCCCCGGGACGAACAATCCCGCCCGGTACCTGCTTCCCGCAGGCGCTCACATCCTCGCCGACAAGGGGGATGCCATCTATCCCGGCGATATCCTCGCGAAGATACCGCGGGAGACCACCAAGACGAAGGACATCACCGGCGGTCTGCCGAGGGTCGCGGAGCTCTTCGAGGCGCGGAAGCCCAAGGAGCAGACGATCGTCAGCGAGATCGACGGTATCGTCGAGTTCAGGGGCGCCCATAAGGGAATGCGCGTGGTCGTCGTAAAGGGCGGCAGCGAATCGAGGGAGTACCTCATTCCCAAGGGCAAGCATGTCACCGTCCATGAGGGCGACTGGGTAAAGGCCGGAGAGCCGCTGATGGACGGCGCGGTGAACCCCCACAGCATCCTGGATATCCTCGGACCGAAGGAGCTCCAGAGCTATCTCGTCGACGAGGTCCAGAAGGTCTACCGCCTGCAGGGCGTCTCGATCAACGATAAGCATATCGAGGTCATCGTCCGGCAGATGATGCGGAAGATACGCATCGAGGACCCGGGCGATACGGTATTCCTGATCGGCGACGAGGTCGACAGGATGATCTTCGCCGAGGAGAACGAGCGGGTGCGCGACAACGGCGGCAGGCCGGCGCAGGGAAGACCGCTGCTCCTCGGGATCACGAAGGCGTCCCTTTCGACCGAGAGCTGGGTGTCGGCTGCGTCCTTCCAGGAGACGACCCGGGTGCTCACCGAGGCTGCGCTGAGCGGCATGGTGGACGAGCTCAGGGGCCTGAAGGAGAACGTGATCATGGGAAGGATAATCCCCGCGGGAACCGGCATGCAGCCCTACCGCGACACCTTCATCAAGGGAGATTTCTACGCCATGCAGCTCGAGCACGCCGAGGAAGCGGTGGAGTAGCAGGCGGCTGCTCTTCACTGATGGTGAAGGAACGCATGTATAACTGAACCATGAGAGCCCTGCGGCGGACGCCGCAGGGCTTTTTTTATGAACGAAGTTGCCGGAATACGGTAATTATGCATGAGCAGGCGACGGGGCATGAAGGGAACCGCTGCAAGGCATTTACCTGCGACACCTTAGATGATTTTCATATCGCCCCCGACAACAGCAAGAGGGCCTCACATGGCGGAGCCCTTGAAAATCCCCACAGATACGGTATCCTGTCGCTTTGTAAATGCCTTGCAGCGGCTCCCTTCATGCCCTGCTTCGACACAGAAGAAAGGTGCTTCCTCAGAAGCAATAACAATCATGTCTGATACCCCCCGCTTTGTCGCCGATGTCATGCTGGGGAGCCTTGCCACGTGGCTCAGGATCCTCGGGTTCGATACGCTCTATTGCAACCGCATCGATGACCGCACCCTGCTCAGGATCGCCGCGCAGGAGCAGCGTATTCTCCTCACCAGGGATACCGGCATCCCTTCCCGCAGAGGGAACAGTACGGTGGCGCTCATTCGGGCAGAGGAGGTCTTCGAGCAGCTCGCCGAGGTGCTGGCCTTCCTCCGGCAGAGCGCACGGCTGCCCTCGCTGCCCCTGCCCGCGCGCTGTCCCCGCTGCAACGGGACGCTCGAACCCGCCTCCCGGGAGGCTGTTGCAGAGAGCGTGCCGGAGCATGTCCTGCTCTCTGCCGATTCTTTTTTTCGGTGCAGGGAGTGTGGTAAAGTCTACTGGGAAGGATCGCATGCGAACCGCATCAAGAGCAAACTGAAGGAAGTGATCGCGCAGTGGGGAGCCTCAGACGGAGACTGATATTCGCGCTCATGCTCATCGTGCTGATCATCGCCTTCGGCACTGCCGGGTACATGGGCATAGAGGGCTGGGACTTTCTCGATGCCCTTTACATGACGATAATAACGCTGACGACGGTCGGTTACCGGGAGATCCATGCGCTGTCGCCGCAGGGGATCGCGTTCACGATCATGCTGATCATCGGCGGCGTCGGCACGGTCCTCTACGCCCTGAGTACCGGGGCAAAGATCGTTCTCGAAGGAGAGCTCCAGGAACTGTTCGGGAGGAGAAGAGTGGAAAAGAGGATAAAAGAACTGAAGGACCACTACATCGTCTGCGGGTTCGGCAGGATGGGAAGGATCATCTGCCGCGAGCTCAAGGAGAAGAAGGTGCGGTTCATCGTTGTCGAGAAGCAGCATGACATCGCGCAGGAGAGTGACGATCTGCTCATCATCGAGGGCGATGCAACACAGGACGATACGCTGCGGGATGCGGGCATCGAGCGCGCCAGGGGGCTGATCTCGGTGCTCCCCACCGATGCGGAGAACCTCTTCGTGGTCCTCAGCGCCCGGGGGATGAATCCCGGCCTCCTCATCGTGGCACGGGCAGGGGAGGAGGGATCGGAGCAGAAGCTGCTGAGGGCGGGAGCGAACCGCGTGATCTCGCCCTACCATATCGGCGGCCTGCGCATCGCCCACACGGTGCTGAAGCCCGCGGTCGTCGATTTTATCGAGTTCGCGACGAAGAGCGGCAACATCGACCTGCAGATGGAGGAGATTACGATAAAGGAGGGCTCGCGTCTCGTCGGGCTCAGCCTCGACGAATGCGGCATCGGCAGGGAGCTGGGCATTATCATCGTCGGGATACGGCGCGCCTCTGGTGAAATGAAGTTCAATCCGACCTTCCGCACCACCATCAAAGCAGGGGATACGCTGATCGCGCTCGGCGAGATCTCGAAGCTCGGGACCCTTGAGGAGATGGCGGGCATGAAGAAATAGCTGCGTCTGCGCCCTGCAGGGGATAGCTGAAGAGTACCTTTCTGTTGTACAATACAGGACGCGCTGAAAAGAACGAGGCGAAGAATGAGAAGCAGCCGGTAAGGCGGAGCGCAGACGCATCCATAACGAGCGGTGCGAAAAAGAAAAAGAGTGAGATTCAGGGGAGGAAAGCGAAGTGTTCAATCCGTTAACCGTTGTTGATTGGCTGATTACATGGTTCACCGAGAAGATCTCGCGCAAGGCGAGGATTCTCCTCGTAGTGTTCTTCCTGCTGTTCGTGCTCGCCGGCGGCGTCGCCGCCTATAAAGTCAACGACTATTTCGAGAACGACCCGGACGCCTGCATCATCTGCCATGTTCACGACAGTGCGAACCAGGCCTGGTCGGTGAGCGAGCACAAGAGCGTCAATTGCCACGACTGCCACCATTCGACCAAGCTCGACCAGGTCCGGCAGCTCTACCATTTCGTCTTTCTCGGCCACAAGACGATTACGCCCCGCCACGGGAAGATCATCGTCCCCAGGAAATTCTGCATGGACTGCCATTGGGAGCGCAACGAGAAGTATCCTAGCGCCAAGCTGGTGAGCTCCTCCCAATACCATATGCGGCATGTGGTGGACCATGACGTGGAGTGTACGCGGTGCCACGGCTATGTCATCCACAAGTTCGCTGCCGATGAGAAGGTCTGCTTCAGGTGCCATGAGGGGAAAGAGGTCCACGGCAAGGGCATGGAGCAGCTGCAGTGCTTCAATTGCCACACCGAGCGGCGGAAAGACCTCAGGCCCGATCGCGCCAAGTGCCTGGTGTGCCACGGCCAGGAGAGCACGCGTCAGGAGCTCCTGAAGGGCGGCACCCTGGATGTCCGCTTCTTCCAGGTCTCGGAGGCCGACATCAGGAAGGCGACCAAGATAGAGGTTCCTGCCGGCGCCCCGATGCAGTTCGATTGCTACCGGTGCCACAAGCCCCACCAGCAGGCGCGGGCCGACTGGAACGACTGCCTGAAATGCCACAGCGATGCGCCGGCCAAGGGAAAGCACGAGGTCCATATCAAGGGCATGTCGATGAAGTGCAGGGACTGCCATAAGCCTCACGGGTGGACGGTGACCGAGGAGCAGGCACGCCGCGAATGCATACGGTGCCATGAGTACAAAGACCCCCAGCGCTTCATAGGAGCGTAGGGGAGCAGAGGGGAGCGTAGAGAGTTCGGTCGGCGGGACGCCCGTGAAAAAGCCGGGGAAAAGGAAATACGGCGATGCGGTCGAGAACCTTGTTGAGCACTTCAAGGGGTTCATTCTCGCGGCGCTGGTGACCGTATTCATACTCGGCGTTACGGTGGGCTACCGCTATTACCGGTACACCCAGGAAGATCCCCAGTTCTGCGCCTCCTGCCACCTCATGGACGCAGCGGTCAGGGAGTGGCAGAAGGGAAAGCACCGGGATGTAGTCTGCCAGAGGTGCCACCAGCTGACTATCTTCGAAAAGAACCAGCTCCTGGTCGCCTTCGTGGTTGCCGGGAATAAGCCCCTGGAGCAGACCCACGGCAGGGAGAAGCCCTGGCAGGCATGCAACCGCTGCCACACCGACAGCGCAGCGCAGGGAGCGGTCACGATGACGAAGTCGTACGGCCATGCGCGGCATGTCTTCATGCAGAAGATCGCCTGCAAGGAGTGCCATAAGGGTACGGTCCACGACTTCCACGTCAATGAGCGCTCCTGCCAGGAGTGTCACCATGACAAGGGAGTCCACGGCATCGGCATGGAGGCGTTCTCATGCCTCAAGTGCCACTCCTTCTCCGAAAAGACGCCGTCGATGGTCCCCAAGGACCGGTGCATCAAATGCCATGCCGCTATCCCCCGGAAAGGACCGATGTCGGGTCTCCTCTGCCATCAGTGCCACCGGCCGCACGGGAAGATAAATCCCACTCCGGCGACCTGCGTGAGCGAGTGCCACCGCAACGAGACGGCGGTGGGGCAGCACGGGCGCCATCTCAGTAAAGGATTGCACTGCATGTATTGCCACCGGCCGCATACCTGGACCGTGGGCGAGGAGCGGGCGAAGTCCCTCTGCAGCGAGTGCCACGCCTTCAGAAAGCCGGAGAGCTTCATTTACTGAATCGAGTACTGAATCGAGCCTTTTTGAATTTTTCTCCTCGTGACGGTTATAACGGTTATAATAGAGCTTGTTGTCATGCCCGCTCCTCGTTCCTTTGCTCTCCTGTTGCGTGCAGCCCCGTCCCATTTTGCAGTGGTGCAAAGGCTTGAGCGCTTTTTGCAGAAGTGCAAAGTTCTTCATTTTTAAAATAAGTTATAATACAAATGGTTGTTTGGTGGCACAAAATGTGCAATATAACTTGGTGAAGAGCAGATGAAGAGTAATTGTTTATCGGTCAATTGCGCTGAGCATATCTTTAAACAACCATAATGGAGGAGGTAGCGGTATGAAGACAAAGATGCAGAAGGTAAGGATGGGGACAAAGATCGGGGCGGCGGTCGGGGGGCTGGCGTTTCTCTTCTTCGGGCTCATTCCGGGATTCTATTTCGGGAGCTACGGCTCGCTGCTCGTCATGAAGCATCTGCTGGGGCATTCTGTCGAGCCGTCGCTGCTGGTGAGGATGGTGGTCGCCGTCGGCAGTGTGCTCGGCATTGTCAGCACCGGGTCGGTGAGCATCGTTATCGGGTCGATACTCGGGACGGTCGGAGGCTATGCGGTAGCCGCTGTCACCGAGCCTGCGGCAGCCGCCAAGCCTGCGGGGAGCGAGGTCAAGGTCCGGTAGTCCCGCAGCCGAACGCTACGGTTATAACGGGGAGAGGGCGCGCACTGCCTCTCCCCGTTTTTTTCGCCCCGGTTGCACCCGTGAGCGGCAAGCAGTATCGAAGTTTCGCAGGTCATAAGTATTTACAAAGAATCCTCTCTTTAGGTATCAT from Nitrospirota bacterium carries:
- the rpoB gene encoding DNA-directed RNA polymerase subunit beta, yielding MAKLLRERVNFGKVPLVLDVPYLVEFQRKSFEKFLQKDGDSGTRVDEGLQAAFNSVFPITDYNDTASIEFISYVLGEPKLTPRESIVKGLTFAAPLKIKVRLNIWERDDRGNRILKESREQEVYIGDMPIMTETGSFIINGTERVIVSQLHRSPGVYFAPDKGKTHASGRLLYTARAIPARGSWLDFEFDSKDILYVRIDRRRKLPATIVLKALGYSNEDLLKTFYPVEEVKIKGKDNYTRVVSDVLAGVRTKQNILAPKGGEVIVKEASKITKAALKKMEAAGIKEIPIPAAEIIGRVTLHDIVDPATGEIILDGNKEITEDIFYKMLSMKIDILHLLFIDNVNYLPSFRETLLTDKVTSQEEALKEIYRKLRPGEPATEDAARELFNGLFFDPKRYDLSSVGRLKVNEKLGLDIPLDVRVLTDRDIVEIVRYLLNLRTGKGEVDDIDHLGNRRVRGIGELLENHFRIGLVRMERAIKEKMTLTELDTAMPHDLINAKPVMAAVKEFFGSSQLSQFMDQTNPLSEITHKRRLSALGPGGLTRERAGFEVRDVHPTHYGRICPIETPEGPNIGLITSLASYAKINDFGFIEAPYRKVVDGRVTKEIVYFTAIEGQNYVIAEATSPADKKGNLIGETVSARVGGDFKIVTPEEVQYMDVSPKQIVSVSAALIPFLENDDANRALMGSNMQRQAVPLLVSESPIVGTGMEHAAAKDSGWLVLAKRSGVVESVDSARIVVRVKDQGGVDIYNLVKFHRSNQGTCMTQKPIVNVGDIVEQGDILGDGPSTELGELALGKNVIVAFMPWGGYNFEDAILINERLVKDDVYTSIHIEEFEVEARDTKLGPEEITRDIPNVGEEALKDLDESGIIRIGAEVKPGDILVGKVTPKGETMLTPEEKLLRAIFGEKAEEVKESCLYVPPGIEGVVVDVRVLSRKGIEKDARTKSIEEDDINRLQRDLEEEVKILKEERAAKLRRILAGAKLEDDFKDPKTRELIGQAGKKLTEGQVAKIKDDHLSRVKLADPELRAKMEEISGEITQYIKYLETRYQERIDRVKKGDELPPGVNKVVKAYIAMKRKIQVGDKMAGRHGNKGVVSMIMPEEDMPYLPDGRTVDIVLNPLGVPSRMNVGQILEIHLGWAAKSLGLHVSTPVFEGAKESEIKDLLKKSGLPTSGQITLFDGKTGEPFQRPVTVGCMYMLKLHHLVADKIHARSIGPYSLVTQQPLGGKAQFGGQRLGEMEVWALEAYGAAHTLQEFLTVKSDDISGRSRMYEAIVKGDPVLEPGVPESFHVLIKELQSLGLDVELLEKKKKREE
- the rpoC gene encoding DNA-directed RNA polymerase subunit beta', which produces MEDIYALFQKPKNPKDFDAIRIKLASPEKIREWSYGEVKKPETINYRTFKPERDGLFCAKIFGPVKDWECLCGKYKRMKHRGVICDKCGVEVIQSKVRRERMGHIELATPVAHVWLLRGVPSRIGTLLDMTIRQLEKVLYFEEYVVIDAGDTPLKEKELLSEDEYKKKLAEYGSRFKAGMGAEAIRELLRKVDLDLLAKELKEKIDSVSSLGVKRRLSKRIKTVEAFLRSENRPEWMILDIIPVLPPDLRPLVPLDGGRFATSDLNDLYRRVINRNNRLKRLMELKAPSVIIKNEKRMLQEAVDALFDNSKRSKVLKAGGKRALKSLSDMIKGKQGRFRQNLLGKRVDYSGRSVIVVGPELKMNQCGLPKRMALELFKPFVFNKLEEKGYATTIKQAKRLVEKERPEVWDALEDVITEHPVLLNRAPTLHRLGIQAFDPMLVEGKAIKLHPLVCTAFNADFDGDQMAVHVPLSIEAQIEARVLMLSINNLLSPANGKPIVVPTQDMVLGIYYLTKQKRGARGEGKAFADPDDVRIAYDAGVVDEHAMIKVRMDGGFVETTAGRMLFSEILPDGIPFSAVNKELTKKEIGKLIEYIHKVSGKRATVVFLNNLERLGFGYATRSGISISIDDMHIPTKKAELIKEAEQEVMEVQRQYADGLITQGERYNKVIDIWANVTEKVADEMMKELGAEEGKELTEDQIKESRSFNSIFMMADSGARGSAAQIRQLAGMRGLMAKPSGEIIETPITANFREGLTPLQYFISTHGARKGLADTALKTANAGYLTRRLVDVAQDVILNEIDCGTREGITVVPLIEGGEIIQALEERIFGRTIAETLKDPVTGDIIANRNVEVDDELAKKVVEAGIDRVKIRSVLTCHSRVGVCAKCYGRDLARGGPIEIGESIGIIAAQSIGEPGTQLTMRTFHIGGAATKVIEQATLEAKNSGFVKFIDVSAVKNKEGVLIVLNRNAMIAVADKSGREKEKYNLVYGARIFVEDGQKIDANQRLVEWDPYSTPILTEIGGKVALGDIVEGATFKEEVDETTGLAHKVVIDYPANMRPRISIKDEHGRTVKIPGTNNPARYLLPAGAHILADKGDAIYPGDILAKIPRETTKTKDITGGLPRVAELFEARKPKEQTIVSEIDGIVEFRGAHKGMRVVVVKGGSESREYLIPKGKHVTVHEGDWVKAGEPLMDGAVNPHSILDILGPKELQSYLVDEVQKVYRLQGVSINDKHIEVIVRQMMRKIRIEDPGDTVFLIGDEVDRMIFAEENERVRDNGGRPAQGRPLLLGITKASLSTESWVSAASFQETTRVLTEAALSGMVDELRGLKENVIMGRIIPAGTGMQPYRDTFIKGDFYAMQLEHAEEAVE
- a CDS encoding Mut7-C RNAse domain-containing protein; its protein translation is MSDTPRFVADVMLGSLATWLRILGFDTLYCNRIDDRTLLRIAAQEQRILLTRDTGIPSRRGNSTVALIRAEEVFEQLAEVLAFLRQSARLPSLPLPARCPRCNGTLEPASREAVAESVPEHVLLSADSFFRCRECGKVYWEGSHANRIKSKLKEVIAQWGASDGD
- a CDS encoding potassium channel protein codes for the protein MGSLRRRLIFALMLIVLIIAFGTAGYMGIEGWDFLDALYMTIITLTTVGYREIHALSPQGIAFTIMLIIGGVGTVLYALSTGAKIVLEGELQELFGRRRVEKRIKELKDHYIVCGFGRMGRIICRELKEKKVRFIVVEKQHDIAQESDDLLIIEGDATQDDTLRDAGIERARGLISVLPTDAENLFVVLSARGMNPGLLIVARAGEEGSEQKLLRAGANRVISPYHIGGLRIAHTVLKPAVVDFIEFATKSGNIDLQMEEITIKEGSRLVGLSLDECGIGRELGIIIVGIRRASGEMKFNPTFRTTIKAGDTLIALGEISKLGTLEEMAGMKK
- a CDS encoding cytochrome c3 family protein, with translation MFNPLTVVDWLITWFTEKISRKARILLVVFFLLFVLAGGVAAYKVNDYFENDPDACIICHVHDSANQAWSVSEHKSVNCHDCHHSTKLDQVRQLYHFVFLGHKTITPRHGKIIVPRKFCMDCHWERNEKYPSAKLVSSSQYHMRHVVDHDVECTRCHGYVIHKFAADEKVCFRCHEGKEVHGKGMEQLQCFNCHTERRKDLRPDRAKCLVCHGQESTRQELLKGGTLDVRFFQVSEADIRKATKIEVPAGAPMQFDCYRCHKPHQQARADWNDCLKCHSDAPAKGKHEVHIKGMSMKCRDCHKPHGWTVTEEQARRECIRCHEYKDPQRFIGA